One window of Bacteroidota bacterium genomic DNA carries:
- the nuoF gene encoding NADH-quinone oxidoreductase subunit NuoF, whose amino-acid sequence MSRQILINDLDKEGINTLAGYKAHGGYSSLEKALKMKPEEIVEEVKKSGIRGRGGAGFPMGMKWSFIAKPPGVPRYLVCNADESEPGTFKDRYLMEKKPHILVEGMIISSFALGANTSYIYIRGEMMYVYHILEKAIQEAYDAGYLGKNILGSGYDLDLFVHCGAGAYICGEETGLIESLEGKRGNPRIKPPFPAVVGLYGCPTVVNNVETLANVPWIINNGGDEYAKIGIGKSTGTKLISASGHINKPGVYEIELGVPVEEFIYSDKYCGGIRNGKKLKAVVAGGSSVPILPTELILKTAKGEPRLMSYESLSDGGFQTGTMLGSGGFIVMDEDTSIVKNLWNFTRFYHHESCGQCSPCREGTGWMEKVLHKFIEGHAQTKDIDLLWDIQGKIEGKTICPLGEAAAWPVAAAIRHFRPEFEEYVKKGKNMIDVKHYYRLNNLQPA is encoded by the coding sequence ATGAGCAGGCAGATTCTCATAAACGACTTAGATAAAGAAGGCATTAACACACTTGCCGGCTACAAGGCGCATGGCGGATATTCATCGCTTGAAAAAGCGCTGAAGATGAAGCCCGAAGAGATTGTGGAGGAAGTGAAAAAATCGGGCATTCGCGGCAGAGGCGGTGCAGGGTTTCCCATGGGAATGAAATGGAGCTTTATTGCGAAACCTCCGGGAGTTCCGCGCTATTTGGTGTGCAATGCCGATGAATCAGAGCCCGGAACTTTCAAAGACCGTTATTTGATGGAAAAGAAACCGCACATTCTCGTTGAGGGAATGATTATTTCTTCTTTTGCACTTGGCGCTAATACTTCATACATATATATAAGAGGAGAAATGATGTATGTGTATCATATCCTCGAAAAAGCAATTCAGGAAGCATACGATGCAGGATATCTCGGAAAAAATATTTTGGGAAGTGGTTATGATTTAGATTTATTCGTTCACTGCGGTGCAGGCGCCTACATCTGCGGAGAAGAAACAGGATTGATTGAATCGCTGGAAGGCAAAAGAGGAAACCCAAGAATCAAACCTCCGTTTCCTGCTGTAGTTGGTCTGTATGGATGTCCGACTGTAGTTAATAATGTAGAAACACTTGCTAATGTCCCCTGGATTATCAATAATGGCGGAGATGAATACGCAAAGATTGGAATCGGGAAATCAACAGGAACAAAATTAATTTCCGCTTCGGGACATATTAATAAACCGGGAGTTTACGAAATCGAACTCGGAGTTCCCGTGGAAGAATTTATTTACTCGGATAAATATTGCGGAGGAATCCGTAACGGGAAAAAACTGAAAGCGGTAGTGGCAGGAGGTTCTTCTGTGCCAATCCTTCCAACAGAATTAATTTTGAAAACCGCGAAAGGCGAACCAAGATTAATGTCTTACGAATCGCTTTCCGATGGTGGATTCCAAACAGGAACGATGCTCGGTTCAGGAGGTTTCATTGTAATGGACGAAGACACGAGCATAGTAAAAAACCTCTGGAATTTCACGCGCTTTTATCATCATGAAAGCTGCGGACAATGTTCCCCTTGCCGAGAAGGAACAGGATGGATGGAAAAAGTTCTGCATAAATTTATTGAAGGTCACGCTCAGACAAAAGATATTGACCTGCTTTGGGATATACAGGGAAAAATTGAAGGCAAAACAATTTGCCCGCTGGGTGAAGCTGCTGCATGGCCTGTGGCTGCGGCTATCCGACATTTCAGACCTGAGTTTGAAGAATATGTGAAGAAGGGGAAGAATATGATTGATGTAAAACATTATTACAGATTAAATAATTTGCAACCGGCATAA
- a CDS encoding (2Fe-2S)-binding protein, whose protein sequence is MAKVTIDGKSIEVPDGTTILNAARMIGGEIVPPAMCYYSKLKTSGGYCRTCLVKVAQGSAKDPRPMPKLVPSCRQTVMDGMVVENITSPEVVEARAGVVEFLLVNHPLDCPICDQAGECHLQDLGYEHGKMKTRYEFKRREFAKIDIGDNIKLHMTRCILCYRCVKVAEQLCPGRVHGVMNRGDVAEISTFIQHAVDNDMSGNMIDVCPVGALTDRTFRFKSRVWFTKPVDAHRNCDKCCGKVRLWYKGEEVLRVTARKDKYGEVEGWICNSCRFDHKKTNDWVIETTSPVNHHSVISANHYETSKALENLKTDITKQQKNLNGNKYALGHGAMNPNNQ, encoded by the coding sequence ATGGCGAAAGTCACCATAGACGGCAAATCAATCGAAGTTCCTGACGGGACAACGATTCTCAATGCCGCTCGCATGATCGGTGGAGAAATTGTTCCGCCTGCCATGTGCTATTATTCCAAACTGAAAACAAGTGGAGGTTACTGCAGAACATGTTTGGTGAAAGTTGCGCAAGGCTCGGCTAAAGATCCGCGCCCTATGCCGAAACTGGTTCCTTCCTGCCGTCAAACTGTGATGGACGGAATGGTGGTTGAAAACATCACTTCACCCGAAGTAGTAGAAGCAAGAGCCGGTGTGGTGGAATTTCTTTTGGTCAATCATCCTCTTGATTGCCCTATCTGCGACCAGGCAGGTGAATGTCATTTACAGGATTTGGGTTATGAGCACGGAAAAATGAAAACCCGTTATGAATTCAAGCGCAGGGAGTTTGCTAAAATTGACATAGGAGATAATATCAAACTTCACATGACGCGGTGCATTTTATGTTACCGCTGTGTGAAAGTTGCCGAGCAGCTTTGCCCGGGCAGAGTGCACGGTGTGATGAACAGAGGCGATGTAGCCGAAATTTCAACCTTCATTCAACATGCAGTTGATAATGATATGAGCGGAAATATGATTGATGTTTGTCCGGTTGGAGCACTCACCGACAGAACTTTCCGATTCAAAAGCCGAGTGTGGTTTACAAAACCTGTTGACGCGCACAGAAACTGCGATAAGTGTTGTGGGAAAGTACGCTTGTGGTACAAAGGCGAAGAAGTTCTTCGTGTTACTGCCAGAAAAGATAAATACGGGGAAGTGGAAGGGTGGATTTGCAACTCCTGCAGATTTGACCACAAGAAAACAAACGATTGGGTAATTGAAACGACCTCTCCGGTTAACCATCATTCCGTGATTTCAGCTAATCATTATGAAACATCAAAAGCTTTGGAGAATCTGAAAACAGATATTACAAAACAACAGAAAAATTTAAATGGCAATAAATATGCACTTGGACATGGTGCTATGAATCCAAATAATCAGTAG